Genomic segment of Blastocatellia bacterium:
GATGTCTTGCATTGTCACCGTCTCTCCTTCCATGCCGGTGATTTCGGTCACATGAGTGACCTTGCGGCTGCCATCGCTGAGGCGACCGGCCTGCACGATCAAGTGAATGGCTGAGGCAATTTGCTGACGCATGGCTTTATCCGATAGATTCAGTCCACCCATGCTGATCATCGTCTCCAGTCGGGCCAAAGCGTCGCGCGGCGAGTTGGCGTGGATCGTGGTCAAGCTGCCATCGTGACCGGTATTCATCGCCTGCAACATATCAATCGCCTCATCACTGCGGCACTCACCGACCACGATGCGATCCGGGCGCATACGCAAACAGTTGCGCACCAAATCACGGGCGCTCACTTCGCCGCGGCCTTCAATATTCGGGGGGCGGGTCTCCAGTCGAACGACGTGCTCTTGTTGCAGTTGCAACTCGGCTGAGTCTTCGATGGTGATGATTCGCTCATCTGAGGGGATGTAGGATGAGAGTACATTCAGCAGCGTCGTTTTACCGGCGCCCGTGCCCCCCGAAATCAAGATATTCAGTCGCGCTCGCACGCACCCCTCCAGGACAAATGCGATGCCTGGCGTGAGCGTGCCATAGCGGATTAGCTCGTCCATGGCAATCTTGATGGTGCCAAAGCGTCGAATCGAAAGCGCCGGCCCATCAATGGCCAGCGGCGGAATAATGGCGTTCAC
This window contains:
- a CDS encoding CpaF family protein, which produces MSGSLKERLQGNVKRPVFSSGAGGAATGGDGGRHVNRDDYQSLKSHIHRNLISRLDLTRLDKIQPAVLKDEITRIAEDMILQEGIPLSVVERERLVGEVRDELFGLGPLEPLLNDPTISDILVNGHKQVFVERRGKLEKTDVIFKDDEHLLQIIDRIVSRVGRRIDESSPMVDARLPDGSRVNAIIPPLAIDGPALSIRRFGTIKIAMDELIRYGTLTPGIAFVLEGCVRARLNILISGGTGAGKTTLLNVLSSYIPSDERIITIEDSAELQLQQEHVVRLETRPPNIEGRGEVSARDLVRNCLRMRPDRIVVGECRSDEAIDMLQAMNTGHDGSLTTIHANSPRDALARLETMISMGGLNLSDKAMRQQIASAIHLIVQAGRLSDGSRKVTHVTEITGMEGETVTMQDIFVFERTGVDANGRVMGTHKPTGIRPKFAERLRRYGYNLNSSIFEPR